The segment AATAGTCATGCAGCGTTCTCAAGATGAGAGGATTAATCTTGGCGAACTGAAAGGTCATATAGTGAAGAAGATTGGTGTTGAAAGATCCAAAAGGTATTTTATCTACCTAAGTAGGTTTCTGAGCCAGAAGCTGACCAAGAGCGAGTTTGATAAGACATGTTCCAGGCTGTTAGggagggagaatctctttctaCACAACCGGTTGATACGTTCCATCTTGAGAAACGCAACCGTCTCCTCCAAGTCCCCACTGCCTCCTGCTCATCTGACCAAACCTGTGGCTAATGGTCCTGAACAAAGGGAATCTTTAGCTCCTAACCATAATGACCATGTTTGCTCCAACGGGGTAAGGTCAGGAGTGCGGAAGAGGAAGATAAGAGATAGTACAGTAGATCATCATAGTCATAGATTAGGTGGTGCTGCTGATGAAAGAGACGGTGAGTTTCTTCGTCCCGTTGCAAAACCACAATGGAAAGAACAAGAGGAGCAGGTGAGGGTAACTTTATCAGCTAGTCCTCTTGTTGCACCTATAGGGATTCAGTTTTGTTCAGCTGGTGGGTCCCGTGGAAGAAGGGTTCCTGTCTCAACCAGCGCTGACGTAATAAGTAGCTACGAGAGTGGCGGGTTAGGAGAGACAGAGATGCTGAGGAAAAGGATGGAGAGTATTGCAGTAGCGCATGGTCTTGAAGGGGTTTCCTTGGAGTGTGCCAATACGCTGAATGCTATGTTGGACGTTTATCTGAAGAAGCTGATCAGATCGTGCGTTGATTTGGTCGGAGCTCGGTCAACAGATGGAAGAGAACAAGGCTTAGTCAAGCAGCAGCAAAGTCAGAACAAGGTTAACGGACCTTCTGACAGAAGACAAGATGAGCGTTCTGTGTCTCTGCTAGATTTTAGAACCGCTATGGAGTTGAATCCACACCAGCTTGGCGAAGACTGGCCAACACTACTGGAGAGAATCTCCATACAGGTCTTTCGAGAGGAACAGAGGTGTGAAAGAAATCATCAGTTATGAGTTTAATCTGAGGTGAGAAAAGAAGCAGATCAATATGATATCTCAGAGCAGGTTAGTAGATTTATTATTCGGAAATGCAACTAATTATCCTTCCTAAAGAAtctgtaaaaagaaagatacgtGTTGTTAGTTGTGTCATGTTGTAAGATTTAGCAATCTCAAAGAGGCTTTGTTGTGTATACTACTACTAGTGAGTTTTGGCAAAAGAGATACCGAGTAGGGTACAAAGTCAAATCATGTAATAGCTCTTCCATTTTCTCTAGTCTTTTAGCATTTGTTTAGAATTCATTATCttcaaaaataacaattttttgaCGTTtcccttttttgtttgttctctcATCTCATCTCAATGGAAATTTCGTTTTATTCAAAAGTCCAGAATGAATTTGAATCCGTTGTCCTTGTATCCCCTGTCTATTGCAAGTTTTTATATGTCGAACATAAGCTTTTATTCGAGAAGTTGTAGCCTGAGGATGTCATCAATGCTAGAAGAATTTAGCCAACAGTAGTCATCTTCTGGCAAGGCTCACTCGTTGGAAGGAAACTTGCTACAATGCATGTTTTGTCTACTGAAGCGGGTAACTGTATCTGGTGAGTTCTTCTTTGAACATTATGACCATCATGTGGTACTCTGTGCCACCATGAAAAATCTTTTCAACTTGCTTAAATTACGATTATATAATAACCTGCAATCCCCTGAAAGATGTCATCTTTCTGGACTTTTATTATATCCTGGTAAAAAAAAACGATTCTTGCTGCTGGAGTTGTTTAGATCTGTGTCTTTCTGATGGTTagagaatatgttttgagagaCTACTCTAATGTGTGGTTTTTAGAGGCATGCGTTTTGCTGCACCAGACATATCTTTACTTGATACTTTTTTCCAGAGATTTATTAAATACTAGGATCTTTCTTCAGATGAGTTAAGATGGTAAAATAGGCGAAAAGACAGAAGGAAAACTAATCAGCACTTCCCTTTACAAAATGGAGCACCAGAGTCTTCATCTGCAGCCACTATTGCACACAATAATACAGTGTACCTTCCAAACtccatcttgttttttttgtataccCTTCCTTAGAATCACAGAGATCAAAATATCATGTTTAAAGGGAAACAAAGAAATGGATTTGATTCAGTTTATGTTCTTTAACCTTTGATTCAGTTGTAATGAAGAGAgtttttgtgtttatatttcCTGTGTTTCTTGACTAGCATTTCATTAAGTTTCCCAAATTATAACCAAAGTGTTTCAGTTACTTTAACAAAGTTAAAGGAGCTTTTCAAATTAGCTTTTCAAGACTTCCCTATAACTTAACCCCCTCTTAACCTGCTTCATCAATAATAGGCTCTCTCCATTTTGCCTTTTTATCCGTATGCTATATTGGATAGTATTATAGGAGGCACTGACAAGAGGGTGTTACTCACTGTCACTGGACAAATGTTCGCTTTCAGGTATTTTGATAACTCCTTCTTAAATGACAACTACTAGTTCCTATGCCTTGATCAGTCAGATGAGAAGACCTGACAAAATGAAGTAATAGATAGATGAacctcgtttttttttttgaacaaaaaaaaaaagatgaacctCGTATAGGATGTTGTTATTGTCTTTGTATTGATCTTCAAGCTTAGGAGATCCAGAAGTAATACCTGTGGGACCGTGTCCATGTCACACTGTTCTTTGCAGACTATGATCATTCAATGTCTTTTTTTTCACTTGATCACTTGAGCTCTGTTTCCCATCGTCTTTCTTACACATATACTGTTTTCTTTTTTGCAGTTTGAGCAAACATAAACTAGaacaaactgttttttttttttaaatcaa is part of the Brassica rapa cultivar Chiifu-401-42 chromosome A09, CAAS_Brap_v3.01, whole genome shotgun sequence genome and harbors:
- the LOC103842250 gene encoding uncharacterized protein LOC103842250 produces the protein MQRSQDERINLGELKGHIVKKIGVERSKRYFIYLSRFLSQKLTKSEFDKTCSRLLGRENLFLHNRLIRSILRNATVSSKSPLPPAHLTKPVANGPEQRESLAPNHNDHVCSNGVRSGVRKRKIRDSTVDHHSHRLGGAADERDGEFLRPVAKPQWKEQEEQVRVTLSASPLVAPIGIQFCSAGGSRGRRVPVSTSADVISSYESGGLGETEMLRKRMESIAVAHGLEGVSLECANTLNAMLDVYLKKLIRSCVDLVGARSTDGREQGLVKQQQSQNKVNGPSDRRQDERSVSLLDFRTAMELNPHQLGEDWPTLLERISIQVFREEQRCERNHQL